Within Acidobacteriota bacterium, the genomic segment ACCGGTGTGCCGCTTCTGGTCGATCTCGCCGCGATGCGCTCGGCCGCGGACAAATTCGGCGTCGATCCCGCGAAGATCGAACCGCTCGTGCCGGTGGATCTGGTCGTCGATCACTCTGTCCAGGTCGACTTCTTCGGAACCGAGGATGCGATGAAGAAGAATCTCGCGAGAGAGTTCGAGCGGAATCGCGAGCGATACGAGTTTCTGAAGTGGGGGATGCAGGCGTTCGACGGTTTCGGTGTCATCCCTCCAGGCATCGGAATCGTCCACCAGGTCAATCTCGAATACCTCGCTCAGGGTGTGATCGAGAAGGACGGCTTCGTCTATCCGGACACGCTGGTCGGAACCGACTCGCATACGACGATGATCAACGGTCTCGGAGTCGTCGGATGGGGCGTCGGCGGAATCGAAGCCGAAGCGGGGATGCTGGGACAGCCGATCTACATCCTCACTCCGGATGTCGTGGGAGTGAACATGTCGGGCCGTCTGAACGAGGGGGTCACGGCGACCGATCTCGCGCTCCACATCACCGAGCTCCTGCGAAAGAAGGGTGTCGTCGGCAAATTCGTCGAGTTTCACGGCGCAGGCGCTGCTTCGCTCTCGCTCGCCGACCGTGCGACGATCGCGAACATGTCGCCGGAGTACGGCGCGACGATGGGCTTCTTCCCGGTCGACGACAAGACATCCGAGTATCTGGTCGCCACCGGTCGCGGGGAGGAGAAGGTCGATCGCTTCCGTCGTTACTTTGAAGCGCAGCAGATGTGGGGGATCCCGCTTGCTGGCGAGTGTGATTACACGTCAGTCGTCGACCTCGACCTCTCTTCCGTGACCCCGAGCGTGTCCGGGCCGAAGCGACCGCAGGACAGGATCGATCTCAGGATGCTCGGCGGGACCTTCCGAGGACTTCTTCGCAAACCGTTCGGCGATGGGGGATACGGATTGGCCGAGGATCAGCTCGAGTCCTCGGGAGAATGCGCAGTCGGCAGCGTCGGTCCCCGACATACGTATTCATCGGGCGGAGGCGAACAGGATCCCGCGAGCCTCCCCAGCCGGTCGAAGGACACAAATCCGGAAACCGAGATCGAGATGATGAACAATCGGCCGACGCCCGACGTAGTCCTCGACGAGGACGGCAGTCCGGCAGTGGTCTGCCTGCACCATGGCGACGTGGTAATTGCCGCGATCACGTCCTGTACGAACACGTCGAATCCTTCGGTGATGATCGGGGCGGGGCTGCTCGCGAAGAAGGCCCTCGAGCGGGGACTCATCGTCCCGGCTTACGTGAAGACTTCGCTGGCGCCCGGCTCGCGAGTGGTGACCGACTACCTGGTGAAGAGCGGCCTGCAGGAATCCCTCGACCGGCTCGGGTTCAATCTCGTCGGGTACGGATGCACGACATGCATCGGAAACTCCGGACCCCTCGATCCGGGAATCGAGCAAACAATTGCCGACAAGGAGCTTGTCGCTGCGAGCGTTCTCAGCGGCAACCGGAACTTCGAGGCGCGGATTCATCAGAACGTCAAAGCGAACTTTCTGATGAGCCCCCCGCTGGTCGTTGCGTTCGCGCTGGCAGGCCGCGTCGACATCGATCTGACGTCCGATCCGATTGGAGAGGGGAGCGACGGAGAGCCGGTCTATCTGCGCGACCTCTGGCCATCGACTGACGAGATCACCGAGGCGCTTCGGGGGGCGATGGACCCCGAGACGTTCCGCCGGCTCTACAAGGACTTCGCGAGTCAGAATCCGATGTGGCAGGAGATCGAAGGAGCGACCGGCGTGCTGTACGACTGGAAGCCGTCCACTTACATCGAGCACCCGCCGTTTTTCGAAGGCTTCGCAAAAGAGCCCGGCCGAATTTCCGACGTCGCGGGTGCGCGGGCGCTGGCGATCTTCGCCGACTCGGTCACGACCGATCACATCTCGCCGGCCGGAGCAATCCAGGGCGATTCAC encodes:
- a CDS encoding aconitate hydratase, with the protein product MTYDPFKTVRKLDLAGGASVSYCSLPALAEAGVGDVSRLPVSIRIVLESVLRNADGSKITEQDVRNIAGWKAKAERTEEVPFVVARIILQDFTGVPLLVDLAAMRSAADKFGVDPAKIEPLVPVDLVVDHSVQVDFFGTEDAMKKNLAREFERNRERYEFLKWGMQAFDGFGVIPPGIGIVHQVNLEYLAQGVIEKDGFVYPDTLVGTDSHTTMINGLGVVGWGVGGIEAEAGMLGQPIYILTPDVVGVNMSGRLNEGVTATDLALHITELLRKKGVVGKFVEFHGAGAASLSLADRATIANMSPEYGATMGFFPVDDKTSEYLVATGRGEEKVDRFRRYFEAQQMWGIPLAGECDYTSVVDLDLSSVTPSVSGPKRPQDRIDLRMLGGTFRGLLRKPFGDGGYGLAEDQLESSGECAVGSVGPRHTYSSGGGEQDPASLPSRSKDTNPETEIEMMNNRPTPDVVLDEDGSPAVVCLHHGDVVIAAITSCTNTSNPSVMIGAGLLAKKALERGLIVPAYVKTSLAPGSRVVTDYLVKSGLQESLDRLGFNLVGYGCTTCIGNSGPLDPGIEQTIADKELVAASVLSGNRNFEARIHQNVKANFLMSPPLVVAFALAGRVDIDLTSDPIGEGSDGEPVYLRDLWPSTDEITEALRGAMDPETFRRLYKDFASQNPMWQEIEGATGVLYDWKPSTYIEHPPFFEGFAKEPGRISDVAGARALAIFADSVTTDHISPAGAIQGDSPAGRYLVEQGVEPKDFNSYGSRRGNDRVMTRGTFANVRIKNQMVPGVEGGVTILQPTGEQMSIYDAAVRYREAGVPLVVLAGKEYGTGSSRDWAAKGTQLLGVRMVIAESFERIHRSNLIGMGVLPCQFEPGVSPATLGLDGTEQFDLLGIAGGIEPRQKARLLIHRGGGNDEEIVVTVRLDTPVEVDYFEHGGILPYVLRQIAAA